In Chondrinema litorale, the DNA window AATTAATTTTTAATCGCTCTTCGCTATCTGGCGGAATGTTGTCGCCAGTGTAAGTCCAAGTGCTAATAATGTCTGTTTCATCTGGTTCTAAGGTGTGTCCATAAAAACTACCAAAATCTATTTTATCGGTTTGCCAATCGAAAAAATGGGTAGATAAATTATTCTCTAATTTCAGCTCGTACCTTTCCTTATTTCCAACTATATAAGACGGTTGCACCGCAAATTGAGAATCTTGATTTTCAGTATCAGACCACTTCGAAAACTCGATATCAATTTCTTCTTCGTCATTCATATAAGTAAAAAGACCACCTACCACATTTTTGTCCAACTGATCTACTCGACTGCTCACATAAAAAACATATTTGTTATATCCCATTGATGTGCGCAAAGAGATACCTGAACAGTACCAGTTACCTCCACTTTGTACAATTTTTAAATGCAATTTTCCCTCGTCGTCAACCCATACATTTTCTTCTGAATCAGAGAAGTAATTAGGGCCAGGCCCTAACTTCTCCTCATCAGATGTTCGTACAATCCATTCATAGCCGGAAAATTCTATTACTCGATTTTTCTTATCTATTTCGAGTATTTCTTCTTCCTCTTGAGCTTGAGAACAAGAGTTTAAATTCAAAAACAATATGGCAAGCATATACACAGCCGAAAAGTGCATTGGTTTCTTCCATCTCATCAATACTTTCCCCATCATTTTTATTCTTTTATTGAATTGTAATGTTTACATCAAATGCTTCCAAACTTGAGCCTGCACGGTCTCTCGCTGAAAGCACTACCTTATCTGTTGAACCATTTCCATCATTAATGTATAGCAGGTTCATTACATCAATATCATTTTGGGTAAATCTATCTCCCACTTTTAATATGCTTGCTCCTTTCACTAACCAACCATTTTCGGGAACACTTTCAACTGTATAGATTACATCTTCGGCTGGTGCGCCTGTAACTTCTAACACATCATTACTCCAAGCAAATGTGCCACCTTGCTCTGCTGAGATACCTGTATTGGTTT includes these proteins:
- a CDS encoding glycoside hydrolase family 16 protein → MMGKVLMRWKKPMHFSAVYMLAILFLNLNSCSQAQEEEEILEIDKKNRVIEFSGYEWIVRTSDEEKLGPGPNYFSDSEENVWVDDEGKLHLKIVQSGGNWYCSGISLRTSMGYNKYVFYVSSRVDQLDKNVVGGLFTYMNDEEEIDIEFSKWSDTENQDSQFAVQPSYIVGNKERYELKLENNLSTHFFDWQTDKIDFGSFYGHTLEPDETDIISTWTYTGDNIPPDSEERLKINLWLFQGQNPSDNKEAEMIIDRVEIY